From the Desulfitibacter alkalitolerans DSM 16504 genome, one window contains:
- a CDS encoding pyruvoyl-dependent arginine decarboxylase, translating to MLPVPKKYFLTSGSSEGATELTAFDGALLKAGIGNINLLKVSSILPPGAQYCAELELPLGGLVPTAYGSIVSTEPGVTIAAAVAVGRTKDSIGVIMELVGKMSKDEAEEKIIKMVKESFKMREMELKDISVSCVEHTVKKIGCAVAAVPMWF from the coding sequence ATGTTACCAGTTCCAAAGAAATATTTTTTAACTAGTGGAAGTTCAGAAGGTGCAACGGAGTTAACTGCGTTTGATGGAGCCCTTTTAAAGGCGGGCATTGGAAATATAAACCTTTTAAAGGTCAGCAGTATTCTGCCACCAGGTGCCCAGTACTGTGCTGAACTAGAACTGCCCTTAGGTGGCTTGGTGCCAACTGCCTATGGTTCAATAGTTTCAACGGAACCAGGTGTTACCATAGCTGCGGCAGTGGCAGTTGGCAGAACCAAGGATTCTATTGGGGTAATTATGGAATTGGTTGGCAAAATGAGCAAGGATGAAGCTGAAGAGAAAATAATTAAAATGGTTAAGGAATCCTTTAAGATGAGGGAAATGGAGTTAAAGGACATATCAGTTTCATGTGTTGAACACACTGTTAAGAAAATTGGCTGTGCTGTTGCTGCAGTTCCCATGTGGTTTTAA
- the speD gene encoding adenosylmethionine decarboxylase has translation MKIKPINKKLKLYGFNNLTKTLSFNFYDICYALTPEQRQEYIEYIDEEYNADRLVHILNTVAKIIGANVLNIANQDYEPQGASVTMLVAENQVICDDSIKIYDNESPGPASEAIVGHLDKSHITVHTYPESHPDRGISTFRADIDVSTCGEISPLKTLNYLITSFEPDIAIIDYRVRGFTRDVNGKKYFLDHKINSIQNFMTGKTRQMYQMIDVNVYQENIFHTKMILKEFDLDHYLFGVAKKDLQSLEKKKIKQRIKKEMLEIYYGRNIAKFKG, from the coding sequence ATGAAAATAAAGCCTATTAACAAGAAATTAAAGCTCTATGGTTTTAATAATCTTACAAAGACACTAAGCTTCAATTTTTATGATATATGCTACGCACTGACCCCTGAGCAGCGTCAGGAATACATAGAATATATTGATGAAGAATATAACGCCGATCGCCTGGTCCATATCTTGAACACTGTGGCTAAAATAATTGGTGCCAATGTTCTTAACATTGCTAACCAGGACTATGAGCCACAAGGGGCTAGTGTTACAATGCTTGTTGCAGAAAACCAGGTTATATGTGATGACAGCATTAAAATATATGATAATGAATCGCCAGGTCCCGCATCTGAAGCAATTGTAGGTCATCTGGATAAAAGCCATATAACTGTTCATACATATCCTGAGAGCCATCCCGATAGAGGTATCAGTACCTTTCGTGCTGATATAGATGTATCCACCTGTGGCGAAATATCACCTCTAAAAACCCTTAATTACTTAATAACCAGTTTCGAACCAGACATAGCTATCATAGACTACAGGGTTAGGGGCTTTACCCGTGATGTAAATGGGAAAAAGTACTTTCTGGATCACAAGATAAACTCCATTCAGAATTTTATGACGGGTAAAACCCGACAAATGTATCAGATGATTGACGTTAACGTATACCAGGAGAATATCTTTCATACCAAGATGATTTTGAAAGAATTTGACCTGGACCACTATCTATTTGGAGTTGCCAAAAAAGACCTGCAATCACTAGAAAAGAAAAAAATCAAGCAGAGAATCAAAAAAGAAATGTTGGAGATATATTATGGTCGAAATATAGCCAAGTTTAAAGGATAA
- a CDS encoding IS4 family transposase → MQGKDIKKSTFLQLFSPIINEKFLNLLSDMEVDKYLKKLSTVELIELLANSQINQRASLRDISKDFNNDEFCEAFDCESFSPSQISRRLRDLPVEVVAYLFKNITTQLGKELGHDRIRQEMGRLLILDSRTISLCLSQFRWAKFRETKAGIKLHLLLEFCNGVVIPEKAIVTPAKPADKNMMDDMIIYEQGTIYVFDRAYVDYEKFDAYCKEGIYFVSRLKSNAIVEVIEDYPTSGNITKHQLVRLGKDGSTKMEHPLQLIETQDSKGNKIIIITNKLELSVDELSSIYLYRWQIEVFFKWLKQQFCIKHFYGQSPQAVENQILIALITHCLLMLLKLKTGYQGLMLNFKRMLITCLLEAFSTFIRKLHRKPKRTSKGRRKIDHELTYKMTLRQVIAGESDHLDDLTYDPVLL, encoded by the coding sequence ATGCAAGGCAAGGATATCAAAAAATCCACTTTTTTGCAACTGTTTAGTCCTATAATTAATGAAAAATTTTTAAATTTGCTGTCAGACATGGAGGTAGATAAGTATTTAAAAAAGTTATCTACAGTAGAACTTATTGAACTGCTAGCCAATTCTCAGATTAATCAAAGAGCTAGCTTAAGAGATATCAGCAAGGACTTTAATAATGATGAATTTTGCGAAGCTTTTGATTGTGAATCCTTTAGTCCTTCACAAATATCTCGTAGATTAAGAGATCTACCAGTAGAGGTAGTAGCTTATTTATTCAAAAATATCACTACGCAACTTGGTAAAGAACTTGGTCATGATAGAATACGTCAAGAAATGGGACGGTTGCTAATACTTGATTCTAGAACCATAAGCTTATGTTTATCCCAGTTTAGATGGGCTAAATTCAGAGAAACTAAAGCAGGGATAAAGCTTCATTTACTACTTGAATTCTGCAATGGTGTGGTTATACCAGAAAAAGCAATAGTTACACCAGCAAAGCCTGCAGATAAAAACATGATGGATGATATGATAATCTATGAACAAGGAACCATCTATGTTTTTGACAGGGCGTATGTTGATTATGAGAAATTTGATGCATACTGTAAAGAGGGTATTTACTTCGTCAGTCGCTTAAAAAGCAATGCAATAGTAGAAGTAATAGAAGATTATCCAACCTCTGGTAACATAACAAAACATCAGCTAGTACGCCTTGGTAAAGATGGCTCTACAAAAATGGAGCATCCCCTACAGCTTATAGAGACACAAGACAGTAAAGGCAATAAGATAATTATCATAACGAATAAGCTAGAACTATCTGTAGATGAGTTAAGTAGTATTTACCTCTATCGCTGGCAAATAGAAGTATTTTTCAAATGGCTCAAACAGCAGTTTTGCATTAAGCACTTTTATGGGCAAAGTCCCCAGGCAGTGGAAAACCAGATACTAATAGCACTAATAACACATTGCTTGCTGATGCTGCTTAAATTAAAAACTGGCTATCAGGGTTTAATGCTAAATTTTAAAAGAATGCTAATCACTTGCTTATTAGAAGCATTTAGTACATTTATTCGCAAGCTTCATCGAAAACCTAAGCGGACCTCGAAGGGGCGACGAAAAATTGACCACGAACTAACTTACAAAATGACTCTAAGGCAGGTGATAGCAGGCGAATCAGATCATTTAGATGATCTTACTTATGACCCAGTACTACTGTAA
- a CDS encoding LysM peptidoglycan-binding domain-containing protein: MKKKYFTLVLAVAMLLAMPMVSVAQTAGTDSKQSSWLVHIVQPGESLWLISNQYGVNIDTLKRINGLQSNIILSGQRLAVKLVSDNHSFFFYTVKPGDTPWLISQRFAVSHRNLMDINGLKENSTIYPGQSLKIPTAVQFSNVPRQDAPSVSRGGTNDRLRVTYTTHTVQRGDTLWTVSIQYGIPMQELLKVNNLTERHQIHVGQKLTVPVYNIPIKPTVSSNHGELLDWWTEAQYVWPIGTVATITDFYTKKSWKVIRSYGAFHADVEPLTAADTKIMSEVWGGKWSWAERPVIVEVKGRKIAASANGMPHSIQEIKNNNFNGHFCVHFLNSHRHKDNTPSLAHQKNVRIAAGR, encoded by the coding sequence TTGAAAAAGAAATACTTTACATTAGTGCTGGCTGTGGCCATGCTTTTAGCAATGCCCATGGTATCGGTAGCACAAACAGCAGGCACTGACAGTAAACAATCTAGTTGGCTGGTACATATTGTGCAGCCAGGGGAAAGCCTATGGCTAATCAGCAACCAGTATGGAGTTAATATTGATACGCTAAAGAGGATAAATGGCTTACAGTCTAATATAATTTTAAGTGGGCAGCGTCTTGCAGTAAAGCTGGTTAGTGACAATCACAGTTTCTTTTTTTACACAGTAAAGCCTGGTGATACACCATGGTTAATAAGTCAAAGATTTGCAGTCTCACATAGAAATCTAATGGATATTAACGGTTTAAAAGAAAACTCAACAATATATCCTGGACAAAGCCTTAAGATACCCACAGCAGTACAGTTTTCCAATGTGCCCAGGCAGGATGCACCCTCTGTGTCTAGAGGAGGAACAAATGATAGACTCAGGGTAACTTATACAACACATACAGTACAGAGGGGAGATACCCTTTGGACAGTTAGTATCCAATATGGAATCCCCATGCAGGAATTACTAAAGGTTAATAATCTGACTGAGAGGCATCAGATACATGTTGGGCAGAAATTAACTGTACCGGTATATAATATACCCATCAAGCCTACTGTAAGTTCAAACCATGGTGAGCTTTTAGACTGGTGGACAGAGGCTCAATATGTTTGGCCCATTGGAACAGTGGCAACAATAACTGACTTTTACACTAAAAAAAGCTGGAAGGTAATTCGTTCCTATGGAGCTTTCCACGCAGACGTGGAACCTCTAACAGCAGCAGATACCAAAATTATGAGTGAAGTATGGGGTGGAAAATGGAGTTGGGCGGAAAGACCTGTAATAGTAGAAGTGAAAGGTCGTAAAATAGCAGCTTCAGCAAATGGTATGCCCCACTCTATTCAGGAAATCAAAAACAACAATTTTAATGGTCATTTTTGCGTGCACTTTCTAAATAGCCATCGGCATAAGGATAATACACCCAGCCTGGCTCATCAAAAAAATGTGCGTATAGCTGCCGGCAGATAA
- a CDS encoding pyridoxal phosphate-dependent decarboxylase family protein: MDKEAFKKYGYEFVDWVADYMDEVHKYPVKSQVNPGDIKEKLPGSPPHEGEPMDRIFADFKDIIFPGITHWQHPSWFAYFPANNSPPSILAELLTAGLGAQCMIWQTSPAAAELEEVVMDWLKQMIGLPEDMTGVIQDTASTATLCALLSAREVATNFQANIKGARMPLAVYASEETHSSLEKGVKIAGYGKEYLRYISTDENFALIPEKLEEAIQKDIKQGIKPALVVANIGTTSSTAIDPLEAIGEICKHYNVWLHVDAAFAGTAALLLEKRDMLKGADKIDSLVFNPHKWMFTNFDCSAYFVKNPEHLVRTFEIHPEYLKTGQDAKVKNYRDWGIQLGRRFRALKLWFVIRSYGVKGLQEMVREHLRLAQLFKSWVEEDEHFEILAPVNVSLVCFRLKKAGASEEELTDINKKLLDNINSTGKVFLTHTSLKGKYTIRMAIGVRATQEAHVVEAWKIIKEKAQEILGQS, translated from the coding sequence ATGGACAAAGAGGCTTTTAAAAAGTATGGATATGAATTTGTGGACTGGGTAGCAGATTACATGGATGAAGTTCACAAATATCCGGTAAAATCCCAGGTCAACCCAGGAGATATTAAGGAGAAATTGCCCGGGAGTCCTCCCCATGAAGGGGAACCCATGGATAGAATTTTTGCCGACTTTAAAGATATTATCTTTCCAGGCATAACCCATTGGCAGCACCCCTCGTGGTTCGCCTATTTCCCGGCAAATAATAGTCCTCCCTCAATCCTGGCAGAGCTTTTGACTGCCGGTCTTGGGGCCCAGTGTATGATCTGGCAGACATCTCCCGCCGCAGCTGAACTGGAGGAAGTAGTTATGGATTGGCTAAAGCAAATGATAGGGCTGCCAGAAGATATGACTGGTGTAATACAAGACACAGCATCCACTGCCACCCTTTGTGCCCTGCTGTCTGCCCGTGAAGTTGCCACCAATTTTCAAGCAAACATCAAGGGTGCAAGGATGCCCTTGGCTGTATATGCTTCAGAGGAAACTCATTCAAGTCTAGAAAAGGGTGTAAAAATTGCAGGCTACGGTAAAGAATATTTGCGTTATATTTCCACTGATGAAAACTTTGCCCTTATTCCTGAAAAGCTTGAGGAAGCAATACAAAAAGACATTAAGCAGGGCATAAAACCCGCATTGGTTGTTGCCAATATAGGCACTACCTCCTCAACTGCCATTGATCCCCTTGAGGCCATTGGTGAAATTTGTAAGCATTATAATGTGTGGCTCCATGTGGATGCAGCCTTTGCAGGTACTGCAGCCCTGCTCCTGGAAAAAAGGGATATGTTAAAAGGTGCAGATAAAATAGACTCTCTTGTATTTAATCCTCATAAATGGATGTTTACTAACTTTGATTGTTCAGCCTATTTTGTTAAAAACCCAGAGCACCTTGTTAGGACCTTTGAAATCCATCCTGAGTACTTAAAGACAGGCCAGGATGCCAAGGTAAAGAACTATAGAGATTGGGGCATTCAGCTTGGCAGAAGATTTCGAGCACTCAAGCTCTGGTTTGTAATTCGCTCCTATGGGGTTAAAGGGCTGCAGGAAATGGTTCGGGAGCATCTGCGGCTGGCCCAGCTTTTCAAGAGTTGGGTTGAGGAAGACGAACACTTTGAAATTCTGGCACCTGTTAACGTCAGCTTGGTTTGCTTTAGATTGAAAAAAGCTGGTGCTTCTGAAGAAGAGCTTACTGATATTAATAAAAAGCTTTTAGACAATATTAACTCCACAGGGAAGGTTTTTTTAACTCACACCTCCTTAAAAGGAAAATATACTATTAGAATGGCTATAGGGGTTAGAGCAACCCAGGAAGCCCATGTTGTGGAAGCCTGGAAAATTATTAAGGAAAAAGCTCAAGAAATACTTGGTCAAAGCTAA
- the trhA gene encoding PAQR family membrane homeostasis protein TrhA — protein sequence MTYDSLMNSGNNKKLINRYTIKEEIFNSITHGIGALLSIAALVILVAFASINGDVLQIVSFSIYGFTLFFLFTSSTLYHSIFHEKSKQVFRVLDHVSIYLVIAGSYTPIALVAMKGTWGWIIFVLIWSLAVLGIVLKAFTLSKSRHSSILLYVIMGWLIVIAIKPMLNTVPPGLFAWLLIGGLTYTLGIVFYVCKKIPFNHGIWHIFVLGGTIIHYLGILFHLAL from the coding sequence ATGACATACGACTCTTTAATGAACTCAGGAAATAATAAAAAATTGATAAACAGGTACACCATAAAGGAAGAAATCTTCAACAGTATAACTCATGGCATTGGTGCCTTGTTAAGTATTGCAGCTTTAGTAATCTTAGTTGCTTTTGCCAGCATCAATGGTGATGTTTTGCAGATAGTAAGCTTCAGCATCTACGGATTTACCTTATTCTTTCTTTTTACATCATCTACACTCTATCATAGTATTTTTCATGAAAAGAGTAAACAGGTTTTCAGGGTTCTGGACCATGTATCCATATATCTGGTCATTGCAGGCAGTTACACTCCCATTGCCCTTGTTGCAATGAAGGGAACCTGGGGATGGATAATTTTTGTTTTAATTTGGTCCCTAGCGGTACTGGGAATTGTCCTAAAGGCCTTTACCCTAAGCAAATCAAGACATTCGTCAATTTTACTATATGTAATAATGGGCTGGTTAATAGTAATAGCTATTAAACCCATGTTAAACACCGTACCTCCTGGATTATTTGCCTGGTTACTTATAGGCGGCCTAACCTACACTCTTGGGATAGTCTTTTATGTGTGCAAGAAAATACCCTTTAATCACGGCATATGGCATATTTTTGTTCTGGGTGGAACCATTATTCATTATCTGGGCATACTATTTCATCTAGCACTATAG
- a CDS encoding zinc-ribbon domain containing protein → MYTDKNLSCKDCGKEFVFSSSEQEFYAEKGFENEPGRCPECRSAKKAQMKSNRRGGGSGSGGGYGRSQQREMHPATCASCGKSTTVPFRPSGDKPVYCKDCYQPRRNSW, encoded by the coding sequence ATGTACACTGATAAGAATCTGAGTTGTAAGGATTGTGGCAAGGAGTTTGTTTTCTCATCTTCAGAACAGGAATTCTATGCAGAAAAGGGATTTGAAAATGAACCCGGACGCTGCCCCGAATGTCGTTCAGCAAAAAAGGCTCAAATGAAATCAAATAGACGTGGCGGTGGCAGTGGTAGTGGTGGTGGTTACGGTCGTTCACAGCAAAGAGAAATGCATCCTGCAACTTGTGCTTCTTGTGGAAAATCTACAACTGTTCCCTTTAGACCAAGTGGGGATAAGCCAGTATATTGTAAAGACTGTTATCAACCACGCAGAAACAGCTGGTAA
- a CDS encoding GIY-YIG nuclease family protein, whose protein sequence is MYYVYIVECKDGTLYTGCTPDIEKRLKMHNTGKGCKYTRARYPVVIKYLEKVETRSKALQREYFIKQLSREDKLAILNSK, encoded by the coding sequence ATGTATTATGTATACATTGTAGAATGTAAGGATGGTACTCTTTATACAGGGTGTACACCAGATATCGAAAAGAGATTAAAAATGCATAATACAGGTAAGGGCTGTAAATATACCCGTGCCAGATATCCTGTTGTCATAAAGTATTTAGAAAAGGTTGAAACCAGGAGCAAGGCTTTACAGCGGGAATACTTTATAAAACAACTGTCCAGAGAAGATAAGTTGGCAATATTGAATAGTAAGTGA
- a CDS encoding HAD hydrolase-like protein has product MIKYVLFDFDGTLVDSKNIVIDVVNQLAERHKFKRLEEKDMYC; this is encoded by the coding sequence TTGATTAAATATGTGCTTTTTGATTTTGATGGAACCCTGGTTGATTCTAAAAACATAGTTATAGATGTGGTTAATCAACTTGCCGAAAGGCATAAGTTCAAGAGATTGGAAGAAAAAGACATGTACTGCTAA
- a CDS encoding CoA-binding protein, translating to MSSKSIVVDFISQQSLAVVGVSSTGKKFSNRVYKDLKAKGYNVYPVNPKADEIDGNKCYKSIEELPQSVDSLLILLPPKQTEKVVKEAVAAGIKRIWMQQGAETKEAIDYCRENNVKVIHNECILMFVEPVTFPHNFHRYIWKLIGKEPK from the coding sequence ATGAGCTCAAAGTCTATTGTAGTTGATTTTATTAGTCAACAAAGCTTGGCTGTTGTAGGGGTTTCTAGTACAGGTAAGAAGTTTTCCAATAGAGTCTATAAGGACCTAAAGGCTAAAGGTTACAACGTCTATCCCGTAAATCCCAAGGCAGATGAAATTGACGGTAACAAATGTTATAAAAGCATTGAAGAATTACCACAATCTGTAGACAGCCTGTTAATCCTACTGCCTCCAAAACAAACAGAAAAGGTAGTAAAGGAAGCTGTGGCTGCAGGTATAAAACGTATTTGGATGCAGCAGGGCGCTGAAACCAAGGAGGCAATTGATTATTGTCGAGAAAATAATGTTAAGGTAATTCATAATGAATGCATATTAATGTTTGTAGAACCAGTCACATTTCCACATAATTTTCATAGGTATATATGGAAGTTAATTGGTAAAGAACCTAAATAG
- a CDS encoding branched-chain amino acid aminotransferase, which produces MQISIQKTTKPKPKPDQDNLGFGRYFSDHMFIMDYDAEKGWHSPRITPYEPLQLDPATAAFHYGQAIFEGLKAYRAADNRILLFRPEKNMERINITNNRMCIPPIDVDFCLEALKTLVSIDQDWVPTAPGTSLYIRPFIFATDPYLGLRPSSSFKFMIILSPVGAYYPQGINPISIYVESEYTRAVKGGTGFAKTSGNYAASMKAQAKAAEKGFVQVLWLDGIEKKYIEEVGAMNVFFKINDEIITPALEGSILPGITRDSVIQLLKHWGMNVCERRVSMQELYDVYQARALKEAFGTGTAAVISPIGELNWNGMSIKIGQGEIGEVSLKVYDTLTGIQTGRFDDIFNWTLEVESAFK; this is translated from the coding sequence ATGCAAATTTCTATTCAAAAGACAACTAAACCTAAGCCTAAACCAGATCAAGACAATTTAGGATTTGGAAGGTACTTTTCTGACCATATGTTTATCATGGATTATGATGCAGAAAAGGGTTGGCATAGCCCAAGGATTACACCTTATGAACCACTGCAGTTAGACCCAGCAACGGCTGCGTTTCATTATGGACAAGCGATCTTTGAAGGGCTCAAGGCTTATCGCGCAGCAGATAATAGAATACTCCTATTTAGACCTGAAAAAAACATGGAAAGAATAAATATTACAAACAACAGAATGTGTATTCCACCTATTGATGTAGATTTCTGTCTAGAGGCCTTAAAGACGCTAGTAAGTATAGATCAGGACTGGGTACCAACAGCTCCAGGAACGTCGCTATATATTAGGCCATTTATCTTTGCAACAGATCCTTATCTGGGACTTAGACCATCTAGTAGTTTTAAATTCATGATTATACTATCCCCAGTTGGTGCCTATTATCCACAAGGTATCAACCCCATAAGTATTTATGTAGAGTCAGAATATACTCGTGCAGTCAAAGGTGGAACAGGTTTTGCAAAAACCTCTGGCAATTATGCTGCCAGCATGAAAGCCCAGGCAAAAGCAGCTGAGAAAGGCTTTGTTCAAGTTCTCTGGCTTGATGGTATAGAGAAGAAATATATTGAAGAGGTTGGAGCCATGAATGTATTTTTTAAGATTAATGATGAAATTATCACTCCAGCCCTTGAAGGAAGCATTCTTCCGGGTATTACAAGAGATTCAGTTATCCAATTATTAAAACACTGGGGCATGAATGTTTGTGAAAGAAGAGTTTCCATGCAAGAACTATATGATGTGTACCAAGCAAGAGCCTTAAAAGAAGCATTTGGAACTGGTACTGCCGCAGTAATATCACCAATAGGAGAGTTGAATTGGAATGGCATGAGTATAAAGATAGGTCAAGGAGAAATAGGAGAAGTATCTCTAAAGGTATATGACACACTAACTGGAATACAGACTGGTAGATTTGATGACATTTTCAACTGGACCTTAGAGGTCGAATCGGCCTTTAAATAG
- a CDS encoding ferritin-like domain-containing protein, which translates to MNQQQIINKLNWFYSLELNQVDLYMAQSKRVGDIYFSKVFERAAYIEQQHVDNIAEKIKELGSKPTILGDVMAPILGKISGNIVSTAGILPMLKANILLEQKAISDYKDFILKAGKDPELFNLLWSNLIDEDFHVSWFSRKVQELEEKPH; encoded by the coding sequence TTGAATCAGCAGCAAATTATAAATAAATTAAACTGGTTTTATAGCCTTGAACTTAATCAAGTTGATTTATATATGGCTCAAAGCAAAAGAGTGGGTGACATCTATTTTAGCAAGGTATTTGAACGTGCTGCTTATATTGAACAACAACACGTTGATAATATTGCAGAAAAGATCAAGGAACTTGGCAGCAAACCTACCATATTAGGAGATGTCATGGCACCAATTTTAGGTAAAATTAGCGGAAACATTGTTTCCACAGCCGGCATATTACCCATGTTAAAAGCTAATATTCTTTTAGAACAAAAGGCAATATCCGATTATAAAGATTTTATCTTAAAGGCTGGTAAAGACCCTGAATTATTTAACCTCTTATGGTCAAATTTAATTGATGAAGATTTTCATGTCTCCTGGTTTTCAAGGAAAGTTCAAGAATTAGAAGAAAAACCTCATTAA
- a CDS encoding type II toxin-antitoxin system PemK/MazF family toxin, with the protein MNYQWNIFWADLNPIKGSEQAGIRPVLVISEEAVNQALPIVTIICLTSHKQGRKVYPIEVLLEPNDSHLPNSSIVMAHQIRSISKERLNDKCGFIQSEEVKEKIRQAVKLYLDLL; encoded by the coding sequence ATGAATTACCAATGGAACATTTTTTGGGCTGATCTTAATCCTATTAAAGGTTCAGAGCAAGCCGGCATTAGACCTGTTTTAGTGATTTCTGAAGAAGCAGTAAATCAAGCACTTCCAATTGTTACTATTATCTGCTTAACTTCTCATAAACAAGGGAGAAAAGTATATCCAATTGAGGTATTACTCGAACCTAATGATTCACACCTTCCTAATTCTTCCATAGTCATGGCACATCAGATACGATCTATTTCTAAAGAACGTTTAAATGATAAGTGTGGTTTTATTCAAAGTGAAGAGGTTAAAGAGAAAATCAGACAAGCTGTTAAGCTTTATCTGGATTTGCTTTAA